A region of Candidatus Eisenbacteria bacterium DNA encodes the following proteins:
- a CDS encoding radical SAM protein — MPSMSAERALVFACRGARNLIQGRPLAISLEVIHSCNCNCAHCDKGGPIPGEKLAPPERFGELVRELQPLVAQISGGEPLLRDDVFEIARRIKPDGGLPHVVFVSNAELLTEAKYLELKRLGVDEFSISLDYPDERHDDNRGIPGLYAHLGRLLPALAAHRNHDITLISVIRRQNIDDLPALAEHAVKWDISINFSAYTPLRTGNADHSPRPEDLPRLRQQIEHLIDFKRRTGRIFTTESSLWRYYDFFARGSFLPDCRAGYRSLVVNPDGRLAPCAMQAVSFETRSELIERFSKGNQCGGCSVSMRTNTEKSIGTLIADAVGALGQMRRRRNGR, encoded by the coding sequence ATGCCGAGCATGAGCGCGGAGCGCGCCCTTGTTTTCGCCTGCCGCGGCGCCCGGAATCTCATCCAGGGCAGACCCCTGGCGATCTCGCTCGAGGTCATCCACTCCTGCAACTGCAACTGTGCCCACTGCGACAAGGGAGGTCCGATCCCCGGCGAGAAGCTCGCCCCTCCAGAACGCTTCGGCGAACTCGTCCGAGAACTCCAGCCTCTCGTGGCCCAGATCTCGGGCGGGGAGCCGCTCCTCCGCGATGATGTCTTCGAGATAGCAAGACGGATCAAGCCTGACGGCGGACTCCCCCACGTGGTCTTCGTCTCCAACGCGGAGCTCCTGACGGAAGCGAAGTACCTCGAGCTGAAGAGGCTGGGCGTCGACGAGTTCTCCATCTCCCTCGACTACCCCGACGAGAGACACGACGACAATAGGGGAATCCCCGGACTCTACGCCCACCTCGGGCGCCTGCTCCCGGCGCTTGCGGCGCACCGGAACCACGACATCACCCTGATCAGCGTGATCCGGCGCCAGAACATCGACGATCTCCCCGCCCTGGCCGAGCACGCAGTGAAGTGGGACATCTCCATCAACTTCAGCGCCTACACGCCGCTCCGGACGGGGAATGCCGATCACTCCCCGCGGCCCGAGGACCTCCCGCGGTTGAGACAGCAGATCGAGCACCTGATCGACTTCAAGCGAAGAACGGGAAGGATCTTCACAACCGAGTCGTCCCTCTGGCGGTACTACGACTTCTTCGCGCGGGGGAGTTTCCTGCCCGATTGCCGCGCCGGCTACCGATCGCTGGTCGTCAATCCAGACGGCCGACTCGCCCCGTGCGCGATGCAGGCGGTGTCTTTCGAGACCCGAAGCGAGTTGATCGAGCGATTCTCGAAGGGAAACCAGTGCGGGGGCTGCTCGGTCAGCATGAGGACCAACACGGAGAAGTCGATCGGCACCCTGATCGCCGACGCCGTGGGCGCCCTGGGGCAGATGCGCAGGCGGCGAAACGGTCGCTGA
- a CDS encoding T9SS type A sorting domain-containing protein, protein MKTVTITKLGTLFFACALALGIAGDPAGARSLAWTWTEGPQGATILSMLTTPRGTILAGTENGGLYRSTDGGMSWASAEDGLTWPCCNYALQSFAASATSVYAGTWGGGVFRSDDDGMTWYATGAFPNEGYPIILALVACRYGERVFAGGQFGVARSDDGGAAWSYVNDGLPQSWVRRLALRGTVLYALLDAGLYRLDPATAVWSRWEAGLPTTAGMRSIRSSGDALYLSTHEGGVYVLDCDEAAWAPWNSGLGDDNVEVTVEADQDLYAGLMGGGVYRYDWAMQQWGSVNDGLWNSDVRAMTSRGTSSFAGTYGAGAFSYDPDAGSWTWRGDGLVSPRVHCLATDGERVYAGTFGGGIHVSPDEGQNWNLSIEGLWNPFVFTILSHEGAVYAGTWAGVSKSTNQGVSWTQTSFVWNGVNVLWSVPPLLYAGTWGGEVWASDDGGESWAQVGDGMPGFIRGLARIGTSLYAGVQDHGVYALPDGATEWVAMNAGLPELRDWSLVAHGGTLFVGLESHGVYRWNSVAGAWEATGLGDKIVFAMASDGNKLLAGTRGELFLSTNAGQTWSLETDGLKPWLIVRAFAVGDDEYFAGLDEGGVYRAVRETGAVEQPPDAVETPDFAVEPNPSHGGARITFRLDREESVDLAVYDVAGRRVASLASGRLPAGPHEVLWDGSGIGIPRVAAGVYFIKLRAGEDERTAKQLRID, encoded by the coding sequence ATGAAGACCGTGACCATCACCAAGCTCGGGACATTGTTCTTTGCCTGCGCGCTCGCGCTCGGGATTGCCGGCGACCCGGCAGGAGCGCGGTCGCTCGCCTGGACGTGGACGGAAGGTCCTCAGGGCGCCACGATTCTCAGCATGCTCACGACCCCCAGAGGGACGATTCTGGCGGGCACGGAGAATGGCGGATTGTACAGGTCGACCGACGGCGGGATGTCGTGGGCGTCGGCGGAAGATGGCCTGACGTGGCCGTGCTGCAACTACGCGCTGCAATCGTTCGCGGCCAGCGCCACCTCCGTCTACGCCGGAACCTGGGGAGGGGGCGTCTTCCGCTCGGATGACGACGGCATGACCTGGTACGCCACAGGCGCGTTCCCCAACGAAGGGTATCCCATCATCCTCGCGCTCGTCGCCTGCCGCTACGGAGAGCGCGTCTTCGCGGGCGGCCAGTTCGGCGTGGCCCGGTCGGATGACGGCGGCGCCGCCTGGAGCTATGTCAATGATGGGCTACCGCAGTCATGGGTGCGGCGGCTCGCCCTGCGGGGAACCGTCCTCTACGCCCTCCTCGACGCGGGCCTCTACCGTCTGGATCCGGCCACGGCGGTCTGGAGCCGGTGGGAAGCGGGACTCCCGACGACGGCTGGCATGCGGTCGATCCGGTCTTCCGGGGACGCGCTCTACCTCTCGACCCATGAAGGCGGCGTCTATGTCCTCGACTGCGACGAGGCGGCGTGGGCGCCGTGGAACAGCGGCCTCGGCGACGACAATGTCGAGGTCACGGTCGAGGCCGATCAGGACCTCTACGCCGGCCTCATGGGAGGCGGGGTCTACCGATACGACTGGGCGATGCAGCAATGGGGCTCGGTAAACGATGGTCTCTGGAACAGCGATGTTCGCGCGATGACGTCCCGGGGGACGAGTTCCTTCGCCGGCACGTACGGCGCGGGGGCCTTCTCGTACGATCCCGACGCGGGATCCTGGACCTGGCGCGGCGACGGCCTCGTCTCGCCCCGTGTCCACTGCCTCGCGACCGACGGCGAGAGGGTCTACGCGGGGACCTTTGGGGGCGGCATCCACGTCTCTCCGGATGAAGGCCAGAACTGGAATCTCTCCATCGAAGGCCTCTGGAATCCCTTCGTCTTCACGATCCTCTCGCACGAAGGGGCGGTCTACGCGGGGACATGGGCAGGCGTCTCGAAGTCGACGAATCAGGGGGTCTCGTGGACGCAGACCAGCTTCGTGTGGAACGGGGTCAACGTCCTCTGGAGCGTTCCTCCCCTGCTCTATGCGGGCACGTGGGGCGGCGAGGTCTGGGCATCGGACGACGGCGGCGAGAGCTGGGCGCAAGTCGGCGACGGGATGCCGGGGTTCATCCGGGGCCTGGCGCGCATTGGCACGTCCCTCTATGCCGGCGTGCAGGACCACGGCGTGTATGCGCTTCCCGACGGCGCCACCGAGTGGGTCGCCATGAACGCCGGCTTGCCGGAGCTCCGTGACTGGTCGCTCGTCGCGCACGGCGGGACCCTCTTCGTCGGGCTCGAGTCCCACGGCGTGTATCGATGGAATTCCGTCGCAGGGGCGTGGGAGGCCACGGGGCTCGGCGACAAGATCGTCTTCGCCATGGCCAGCGACGGCAACAAGCTCCTCGCCGGAACGAGGGGCGAGCTGTTCCTCTCGACCAACGCGGGACAGACCTGGTCTCTCGAGACCGATGGGCTCAAACCCTGGCTCATCGTGAGGGCGTTCGCCGTGGGCGACGACGAGTACTTCGCGGGATTGGACGAGGGGGGCGTCTATCGAGCCGTGCGCGAGACGGGGGCGGTCGAGCAGCCGCCGGATGCGGTCGAGACGCCCGATTTCGCCGTGGAGCCGAACCCGTCCCATGGCGGAGCGAGGATCACCTTCCGCCTCGACCGCGAGGAGTCGGTGGATCTCGCCGTCTACGATGTCGCGGGAAGACGTGTCGCGAGTCTCGCATCGGGAAGGCTGCCCGCGGGCCCCCACGAGGTGCTGTGGGACGGTTCCGGCATAGGGATCCCGCGCGTCGCCGCCGGGGTCTACTTCATCAAGCTCCGCGCGGGGGAAGACGAGCGCACCGCGAAGCAGCTGCGGATCGACTAG
- a CDS encoding flippase-like domain-containing protein, translating into MEIVLQRKSLLRGIRLFLVLTILGIAAVFYLTGSGETLRCLARFHLAYLGVAVVLIAVDLFAGAARIHIFTRRLLPRGFWACFKANLANIFLAAATPFQTGGGAAQLYVLNRYGVPYAAGVCVSVLNFCATLSFLLLCAVWILNVIPSRLPAAGPLLTVLDVSRATFYVTLALFILLLVKPILFGRMIARLLALAGRILPRHSKRLGRWSASVLDFLNQYATHVGVYWREGRLTLVWNYLLTVVLYFNKCLVAYVIVRGLGIHAGFWEMVMLQMLIIFFLYFAPTPGASFIAETGIAAVMALVLPKASIPVFAVLWRFVTTYFGVLLGALVLLGLVVEKSPRESAAPAGVTAPSEATAPAGTTED; encoded by the coding sequence ATGGAGATCGTCCTCCAGCGCAAGAGTCTCCTGCGCGGGATCCGGCTCTTCCTCGTTCTCACGATCCTCGGGATCGCCGCTGTCTTCTATCTCACGGGAAGCGGCGAGACCCTACGGTGCCTCGCCCGCTTCCATCTGGCCTATCTCGGAGTGGCGGTCGTCCTGATCGCGGTCGACCTCTTCGCCGGGGCGGCTCGCATCCACATCTTCACGCGCCGGCTGCTTCCTCGCGGGTTCTGGGCTTGCTTCAAGGCGAACCTTGCGAACATCTTTCTCGCCGCGGCGACTCCCTTCCAGACCGGAGGCGGGGCGGCGCAGCTCTATGTCCTCAACCGCTACGGGGTGCCCTACGCCGCGGGCGTCTGCGTGAGCGTTCTGAACTTCTGCGCCACCCTCTCCTTCCTCCTGTTGTGCGCCGTCTGGATCCTGAACGTGATCCCATCGCGGCTGCCCGCCGCCGGCCCTCTCCTGACGGTGCTGGACGTCAGCCGCGCGACCTTCTATGTGACCCTCGCGCTCTTCATTCTCCTCCTGGTGAAGCCGATCCTCTTCGGCAGGATGATCGCGCGCCTTCTCGCGCTCGCCGGCAGGATCCTGCCCCGTCACAGCAAACGCCTGGGAAGATGGTCGGCGTCCGTCCTCGACTTCCTGAACCAATACGCGACGCATGTCGGCGTCTACTGGAGGGAAGGACGTCTGACGCTCGTCTGGAACTACCTGCTCACGGTCGTCCTCTACTTCAACAAATGCCTCGTCGCCTATGTGATCGTCAGAGGCTTGGGCATCCATGCCGGCTTCTGGGAGATGGTCATGCTCCAGATGCTGATCATCTTCTTTCTCTACTTCGCCCCCACGCCCGGAGCGAGCTTCATCGCGGAGACGGGCATAGCCGCTGTGATGGCGCTCGTTCTGCCGAAGGCGTCGATCCCCGTCTTCGCGGTCCTCTGGCGATTCGTCACGACCTATTTCGGAGTCCTTCTTGGAGCGCTGGTCCTGCTGGGGCTGGTCGTGGAGAAATCGCCGCGCGAGTCGGCGGCGCCCGCGGGGGTGACGGCGCCTTCGGAGGCGACGGCGCCCGCCGGAACCACCGAGGACTGA